The DNA sequence GTAACGAATAGCGGGTTATCGCTTGGTTCAGAACTTCCATCAATTAAAAAAGCTCCACCAATTTGATATCCACTTTCACTGATTATTTGTCCCCAAACTTCATTGTCATAGTCGCCTGCCTCTTTAATGAAACAAATCAGATATTTAGAACTGCCATAAGCAAGCGAATATTCTTTTCGCGCAGGAACATTGGATATCTGAAAAGAACCTTCCATGTATCCATCCGGTCGTATAAATGTCCCAGCTAAATAATAAGCACCCGCGCTTTTAATTGCAAAAACAAGAAAATACTTATTGAGCGCTGAATTAAAATGAAGAGTTGAAACACCGCTTAAATAACATCGCAAAGTTGAATCTGAATATAAATTGCTTAACTGGAAAGTTTTAGCATCAATAAAGCGATATTTAATTCCACCATATTCTCCATCTGTCCACACAACAAGAAAGCGACTGCCGTCAAAAGCAACCTGTGGGATACCAACTTCTAAAGCAGTATCTGGTATATTGGTTATCCCAAATAAAATTGGAGATCCTATTAAAGAGTTATCAACTTTTGATAAAAACTGCCCAATTATTTGAGCTCCACCTGTTGGTAATTCCTTCCGCATAATAACAAGATATTTTTCGCTGTCAAATGCACCCGCAAGTGCAAAAACGGAATCACTTCCAATTTCAACTAAAAATTCTGTTCCAATTTTTGGAACTTGGGAATTTAAAAGGTTCAGCGCGAATAAAAAAGTTAGAAAAATAAAAATTGAGGTTCTCATAGTTATTTCTCCTTAAAAGCTAAATTTTTAAAGTTATTTTAATCAAAAGAACAGATGGGGCAGATTTATAATTTTCCCACCCCCTAAAATAGCCTCGCACGATAGCACCTAACAAGATAAATAGAAAAACTATAAAAACAAATTAAAAAGGTGTGCGTAAATCGCACACCTTTATTTAACTTATCTTTTGCCCCCAAATTTAAATAAAATTGAAGTTATCCCTTTACTTCAGATATTCTTCTGACCATTGAAACTATAAATCCAGCAAGGATAACAAGAACACCAAACCAAACAAGATTTATAAAAGGTTTAACACTTGCTTCAATTACAAGAACTTCTACTGGCTCACTCTGAACCTGCAAGTTAGCATCATCGGAGCGAAAACTTACTGCAATCTGTCCCGATTCAACATTTAGATTTATAAATGTTAACTGTTTATCTCCGACCTTAACCGCTTCTGGCATCGGCATGTTGTTCCGATAATAAATCTTCGGAATGATTTGCTGTTTTTTGCCTTTGTATGTAACTTCAATTACCGCACCTATTGCGAAATCCTGTCCGGCCATCATTTTTGCCATATCATCCGAGGTCATATCAAAGCGAATAAATTTCAATGTGTAATCCCCAACGGTTCGCTCTTGATCTTTGCTTAGTATAATGATATCTCCAGTTGCATGCGGGTTAAATCCAGAGCTCTTTTCCAAACTCATTGGAGAAAGATAAAGATCGTTCATAAGCATATTTTTGACAAGGAAAGCTGGAAGTTTGGGATTGCTGAATATATCATAATTCAGTAAACTAAAGATATAAGGATGTCTCATCACACCCTGATTATATTCACTGAAATACATCTGCAACGGTGCAATGAATGAATCACCATCCTTCTCAACTTTTACATTGTAAGCAACTCTTTCTTTATCAATTTTTTGATTCCCAATATAGGTCAATTTATATCCAAAAGCGCTTATCGTTTGATTCTTTGGAAGTGAGACAACTTGAGTTTTATCATATTTTGTTGATGCGATAACTCCCAGAAGGAAAAGCCCAACCCCCACATGAGTTAAAGAAGCTCCTATATACTTTGGATTACCACGAGCAATTTTATAAGCAATTCTCAAATTAACAAAGAAAGCAAAAGAAGATGTTAAGACAAATAGAGCTATTAAAATTTCTCTGACACCAATAATTATTAAAATTGAGGTAAAAATCGTTGATGCTGCTGTGGGAAATACAAGTGTTTTCATTAATGCTTCTGGCTTCGTTTTTCTCCACCACATAACTTGAGCAAGCCCAATCAATAGAGCCATTACTATCCCAAGTGGAAGCGTTGTTTTATTGTAATAAGAAACATCAACAGCGCTTGCTTTCCCCTGGAGAATTTTTGTTATTATCGGGGAAGATGTCCCTACTATCACAAAGCCAGCAATTATAACAAGTATAACAGAAGCAAGGAACAAATTATACTCCCTTGACAAGAGATCTGATTCAACTTTAACCTTTGGAATCTCCTTCCTTCTGGCAAACAATAATCCGAAACCTATTCCTGTGAAGATCACCATCAATGAAATTAAAAGTGAATAAACCCACATTCCAGGATCAACGAATGAATGAACAGATGTATCTCCAAGAACTCCACTTCTTGTTAAAAATGTGCTATACAAAACCAGGACAAAAGCCAAGATTGACATTCCCAAATTCCATCGTGTGAAAGCTCCTGTTCTTCTTTGAACATACATTGTGTGGATTGTTCCAACTGCGATAAGCCATGGAACTAAAGATGAATTTTCAACAGGGTCCCATCCCCAGAATCCACCCCATCCGAGTGTCTCATAAGCCCAAAAACCACCTATTGCAAGACCAGCGCCAAGCGTTAAGGCAGCAAAAATCGTCCACGGCATCGCTGGTTTAACCCATGTCAAATACTCTCGTCTTAAAAGCGCTGTTATGGCATGAGAATATGGTATCGCCATTGAAGCAAAGCCAATAAAAATTATCGGTGGATGGATCACCATCCAAAAATTTTGAAGCAAGGGATTAAGACCTCGTCCTTCCGGCGGGATAAAACCTTCATGAACTTGACCAGGCCATGTTTCCCACACATACTCAAATGGACTCTTAACAATTAAAATCAGCAATAGAAAAACCTTAACAAGTGAGTAAATGCTCATAACTTCCGGTTCATATCCATTACGCCTTGCATAGCTCATTAAAAATAACCCAAGTATTGCAGTATAAAAAGTCCATAACATAAAACTTCCTTCCTGACCAGCATAAAAAGTTGAAATTAGAAGTGGCGTTGATAAATCAGTTGAGCTATAACTCCAGACATACGTATATTGAAATTGATGCGTTAAAATCAAATATAGCAGAAAGGCAGAGGCAAGTATTACTGTAATTGCTGATATGTGATAGCTTAACCTCGCCTTTTCAATCAAATGTTTTCGCCCTCTATATGAAAGATAATAGGCAATTGTCGCAAAGAGAGCAGTCATAAAAGCAATATATATTAAAATTCTGCCTAACATTTTTCACACCAAAATTTAATTTTTATTTATATTGTTTCAATGCATCTGCAGATTGATATTTTGATGGACACTTCGTCAGAATCTCTTTAGATTCAAAAACCCCATTCACATAATGACCTTTTACAACGACATGGGATGCGATCTCAAAATTATTTGGTTTTGCACCATGATGAACAACTTTAACAATATCTCCATTATCATCCTTGAGATAAAAAACGAAC is a window from the Candidatus Kryptobacter tengchongensis genome containing:
- a CDS encoding Por secretion system C-terminal sorting domain-containing protein, whose amino-acid sequence is MRTSIFIFLTFLFALNLLNSQVPKIGTEFLVEIGSDSVFALAGAFDSEKYLVIMRKELPTGGAQIIGQFLSKVDNSLIGSPILFGITNIPDTALEVGIPQVAFDGSRFLVVWTDGEYGGIKYRFIDAKTFQLSNLYSDSTLRCYLSGVSTLHFNSALNKYFLVFAIKSAGAYYLAGTFIRPDGYMEGSFQISNVPARKEYSLAYGSSKYLICFIKEAGDYDNEVWGQIISESGYQIGGAFLIDGSSEPSDNPLFVTFDGAKFICFFPDEEITGWKIYARFVSPDGVTQSGRNLITSNAHILPYAVVNNDEILFTCTGFEFSGNHLTSKVIGRFFDLSLSPKSDEFVVFDTLGIKNPVSCFAVYADGKYLAFTTRFRLSFRGDQLYLTDGDVYGVTISPITKVESVSGSPLEFKLYQNYPNPFNPTTTIRFSLPQREHVTLKVFDILGREVATLVNEELNSGEYSVVFEAKGLPSGVYFVRLQAGKFIQQNKMEMIK
- a CDS encoding cytochrome c-type biogenesis protein CcmE — translated: MKLKIVVGSVLIAGFIIFGAYSFMESNVKYVTIEEAKKTAKKVQIVGEWVREKESYYDASTNQFVFYLKDDNGDIVKVVHHGAKPNNFEIASHVVVKGHYVNGVFESKEILTKCPSKYQSADALKQYK
- a CDS encoding cytochrome c-type biogenesis protein CcmF, with amino-acid sequence MLGRILIYIAFMTALFATIAYYLSYRGRKHLIEKARLSYHISAITVILASAFLLYLILTHQFQYTYVWSYSSTDLSTPLLISTFYAGQEGSFMLWTFYTAILGLFLMSYARRNGYEPEVMSIYSLVKVFLLLILIVKSPFEYVWETWPGQVHEGFIPPEGRGLNPLLQNFWMVIHPPIIFIGFASMAIPYSHAITALLRREYLTWVKPAMPWTIFAALTLGAGLAIGGFWAYETLGWGGFWGWDPVENSSLVPWLIAVGTIHTMYVQRRTGAFTRWNLGMSILAFVLVLYSTFLTRSGVLGDTSVHSFVDPGMWVYSLLISLMVIFTGIGFGLLFARRKEIPKVKVESDLLSREYNLFLASVILVIIAGFVIVGTSSPIITKILQGKASAVDVSYYNKTTLPLGIVMALLIGLAQVMWWRKTKPEALMKTLVFPTAASTIFTSILIIIGVREILIALFVLTSSFAFFVNLRIAYKIARGNPKYIGASLTHVGVGLFLLGVIASTKYDKTQVVSLPKNQTISAFGYKLTYIGNQKIDKERVAYNVKVEKDGDSFIAPLQMYFSEYNQGVMRHPYIFSLLNYDIFSNPKLPAFLVKNMLMNDLYLSPMSLEKSSGFNPHATGDIIILSKDQERTVGDYTLKFIRFDMTSDDMAKMMAGQDFAIGAVIEVTYKGKKQQIIPKIYYRNNMPMPEAVKVGDKQLTFINLNVESGQIAVSFRSDDANLQVQSEPVEVLVIEASVKPFINLVWFGVLVILAGFIVSMVRRISEVKG